The window GCCTCTGTcgtaacaaaaacagaacaaatagTTAtggtacaaaatatttatttcaataccACAGTTTACCATTACGTAAATTCTTATTTTGTAGAGTTTATACTGTATAATTTTGGCCAAAACACTAGGCTAAAAATAACTTAAGCAGGCTTATTACATTTAACTAAAattgaaaaatctaaatctgGTGGAATAAAGAACTAACATTCAGGGGTGCTCATAGAAGGAAACAAGGGAAGTCAGGTTGTCACAATACAGACAGTGTCCTTTTTACTCCCCATCCTTCCATTACCTTCAAGGTGAATGGAGTAACAATGTTCTCAATGCTCAAAGTGCTGGTTACATGCCATTATATTCCTTTGAAAACATGTACATGCGTTTACTGGAATAGTTTCACAGTTTAATTTAACACTGACCGAATTCCTTCCTTCAAAAATCAATTAAAAACCTTTTAGAAATGTgaaacagctgaaaactgtagCACAGGATGTGTTGAACAGATTATGTATACGGTTTAATACAAATGTCAACCAAGTCCTGAGATAGTTCTTTTATCGGGCCCAGGTGTCCGTTGCAAGCCTTTTTAACCAGCTGAAAGTTGATTACATTAGTTTGAGAACTGGGATGCTTGACGTTTGTCACCTCGTTTTGTCAAACAAGTGACACTGGCAAACAAAAGGGACGTAATCAGCATGTGGAGAAATTAATAGGATTCTGTGTTTTAACATGTTGAAGTGATTGCTTTTGATGAATACTTACTCCACAATACCAGTGAAAACTAGTTtaagaattaaaacattaaatgttaacAGAGCAGTGCCGATTACTGTTTGGTTTGAGTATGCCGTACCTCATCCCTTGCATTCATGACAGGAGTGACTGGTTTACCCGGGCCAGATTAATAGGACTACCTCATTGGCTTAAAAGAGACATTGCCTGAGAGTGTACAGTCTTTTATGGGAAATGAGAACTGGGGGATTGCATTAGAGACTCCCCTCTCCCATCCAGCTCATTCTGTAGCCTGGTAAGGTTGGacagctcctccagctcctggaactgcctgtctgtcttgtgGCTTACAAGGGAACGGTAGAAATGTACAGCGAAGACAATAAATATCAGGCCAAATGGCACCATGATGGAGGTGGAGGTTATGGCAGCAGCGACACCTGCAGAGATAGTCCCATTGTTGGAGTTGTGGTTCTTAGGCCTAATGGGAAGGAATTTGACCCAGCAGAGCAGTACCACCTCAGCTAGGAACAGCAGGGTGCCAATGACTGTAGAGAAGGCCCAGGCCAGCTCTATGTGGTGGTGCATTCTCTCATGTGGAGACTCCTTCACGGAGTTGAGGTTGTGAACATTGCTGACTGCTTCGATGTTAGGCAGGATGCAGGTACTAACCATCAGAGCAAAGAGGTGAACGGCCACCAAGACAGTTGTGCAGGCGCTGAAGGCAATTAGGAGACCAGGTGGGTAAGGATAATTTGTGTCCAACTGCACCTCCACCATTGCTACCTACAGAAGAAAAAGGAGTTGACAATATTATGACAGtagtatcaataaaacatttccactTTGGAGAGGGGGTTGCTTACAGAATTCCCACCTACTGATGAATGTTCAGCTTAGTAACTAAATAAATTCAACGCACCTACAAGGTTGCTCACCCCTGGATCAAAGAATTGCTTCTCTACTGCAATGCATCGGACTTGGGCGAGTATATTCCTTACCATAGCAAACCCCGATAGTAGGGCAGACGTGCGACTGGAAGCCTTCAGTTTTGCTCGACTCAAGTAAAGCTTCCTCCACGACAGTGCTTGTAATGAATGTTCGTTCAGACTCATTGTGCCGCAGAAATTGAAGACTCGTCGTTTTATCGCTTGATTCGTGTGTGGCTGTTCAACAATCGGTCTCCAAAGAAATTGATGTAGGTATATTCGCTGTTGAGTACTATATAAATTGATTTAGGAACCATCGAGTATCCTTGGTACTATTAAATGTTGACGTTTAATAATTACAGTAAACGACTGAAAGCGTACATGATTAACTCTTCCTTTGTTACTTATACTTTTCCGCACCGCCCGAACTGAGCACCCAACCAAAGATGGTTAGCACGAAGATACGCAAAAATCGCTTCTTCCCGATAAAACTCATGGCGGCGTAAGTTAAACTAGCTCATGCGCAGAAAGACGTCATTGACTAATGGTGAAGTTGCGTCGAACTGCGCATTTGCAGTTCGTTTCATCAAAGACATCCTAAAGACACAAACGTGcttttaatgaaaatgaaacGTTAGGCTATTTACGGGGTAATAGTTTGACGGTTTCAGCTACATAAGATATGTTCTTCAATCTAGGTTTTGCGTTTAAATTTCAAGGAAATAATCAGCTAACAGTAATGGTAAAAATCCGGTCTGGTCTGCCAAGTCAACATTGCAAGCATTCCCGGAAGTACCGCGATGTTGCGGCTCTAGGTAAAAAAAACTCGCTTCGATCGCGTTGGGGTCGTCGACTGGCGTCGTTTGACACAACCTGATAAACCCCACCTATTTTATAATGTGCCTCAACCTAACCAGAAAACGGTACGAAGACCTGTTGGGAGATAACCTACATCTAAAATTCATTTTGCACTGTTATCTTGACTCATCAAATTTGTATAAAATGAGTTAGTCCACAGTAGACAAGTTTAACCTCTGATTACACCAAGGCCAAATACTtacagggttgccagattttatTGACAGTATATGGCACAGTCACCAACTCCACTAAAAAacgtcaaaattctatttttgcTACACAATGAAATCTATAAAT is drawn from Esox lucius isolate fEsoLuc1 chromosome 14, fEsoLuc1.pri, whole genome shotgun sequence and contains these coding sequences:
- the orai1b gene encoding calcium release-activated calcium channel protein 1 isoform X2; translation: MVEVQLDTNYPYPPGLLIAFSACTTVLVAVHLFALMVSTCILPNIEAVSNVHNLNSVKESPHERMHHHIELAWAFSTVIGTLLFLAEVVLLCWVKFLPIRPKNHNSNNGTISAGVAAAITSTSIMVPFGLIFIVFAVHFYRSLVSHKTDRQFQELEELSNLTRLQNELDGRGESLMQSPSSHFP
- the orai1b gene encoding calcium release-activated calcium channel protein 1 isoform X1, which encodes MSLNEHSLQALSWRKLYLSRAKLKASSRTSALLSGFAMVAMVEVQLDTNYPYPPGLLIAFSACTTVLVAVHLFALMVSTCILPNIEAVSNVHNLNSVKESPHERMHHHIELAWAFSTVIGTLLFLAEVVLLCWVKFLPIRPKNHNSNNGTISAGVAAAITSTSIMVPFGLIFIVFAVHFYRSLVSHKTDRQFQELEELSNLTRLQNELDGRGESLMQSPSSHFP